A part of Caretta caretta isolate rCarCar2 chromosome 1, rCarCar1.hap1, whole genome shotgun sequence genomic DNA contains:
- the MAB21L1 gene encoding putative nucleotidyltransferase MAB21L1 has protein sequence MIAAQAKLVYHLNKYYNEKCQARKAAIAKTIREVCKVVSDVLKEVEVQEPRFISSLNEMDNRYEGLEVISPTEFEVVLYLNQMGVFNFVDDGSLPGCAVLKLSDGRKRSMSLWVEFITASGYLSARKIRSRFQTLVAQAVDKCSYRDVVKMVADTSEVKLRIRDRYVVQITPAFKCTGIWPRSAAHWPLPHIPWPGPNRVAEVKAEGFNLLSKECHSLAGKQSSAESDAWVLQFAEAENRLQMGGCRKKCLSILKTLRDRHLELPGQPLNNYHMKTLVSYECEKHPRESDWDESCLGDRLNGILLQLISCLQCRRCPHYFLPNLDLFQGKPHSALENAAKQTWRLAREILTNPKSLEKL, from the coding sequence ATGATCGCGGCCCAGGCCAAGCTGGTGTATCATCTGAATAAATACTACAACGAGAAATGCCAAGCCAGGAAAGCCGCCATCGCCAAAACTATCCGAGAAGTCTGCAAAGTGGTTTCGGACGTACTAAAGGAAGTGGAGGTGCAGGAGCCCCGTTTCATCAGCTCTTTGAACGAGATGGACAACCGCTATGAGGGCCTGGAGGTCATTTCTCCCACTGAGTTTGAAGTGGTCCTTTATCTGAACCAAATGGGAGTTTTCAACTTCGTGGACGACGGCTCTTTGCCGGGCTGCGCCGTGTTAAAGTTAAGCGATGGGCGCAAGAGGAGCATGTCCCTTTGGGTGGAGTTCATCACGGCTTCTGGTTATCTTTCTGCTCGCAAAATCCGGTCCAGATTTCAGACTCTGGTGGCCCAAGCCGTGGATAAATGCAGTTACAGAGATGTGGTAAAGATGGTGGCTGACACGAGTGAAGTGAAACTGAGAATCAGAGATAGATATGTCGTGCAGATCACTCCAGCTTTTAAATGCACAGGGATCTGGCCAAGGAGTGCTGCCCACTGGCCACTTCCCCACATCCCCTGGCCGGGACCCAACAGGGTAGCAGAGGTCAAAGCTGAAGGATTCAACCTTTTATCCAAGGAGTGTCACTCTCTAGCAGGCAAGCAGAGTTCAGCCGAGAGTGATGCCTGGGTGTTGCAGTTCGCAGAAGCGGAGAACAGACTGCAGATGGGCGGCTGCAGAAAGAAATGCCTCTCTATTCTCAAAACCTTACGGGATCGTCATCTGGAACTGCCGGGCCAGCCCCTGAATAATTATCACATGAAGACTCTGGTTTCATACGAGTGTGAAAAGCATCCCCGGGAATCGGACTGGGACGAGTCTTGTCTGGGCGACCGGCTCAACGGGATTTTACTGCAACTCATCTCCTGCCTTCAGTGCAGGAGGTGCCCACATTACTTCTTGCCCAACTTAGACCTGTTTCAGGGAAAACCTCATTCAGCCCTGGAAAATGCAGCCAAACAAACTTGGCGACTGGCTAGGGAAATACTCACCAACCCGAAAAGTTTGGAAAAACTTTAG